From the genome of Scytonema hofmannii PCC 7110, one region includes:
- the rpsU gene encoding 30S ribosomal protein S21: MTQIIVGENEGIESALRRFKREVSKAGILPDLKKNRHFETPLEKNKRKAQAVARSKRYKRRMRT, encoded by the coding sequence ATGACCCAAATAATTGTGGGCGAAAATGAAGGGATTGAGTCAGCTTTACGCCGATTTAAGCGAGAAGTTTCCAAAGCAGGAATTCTCCCAGATTTGAAGAAAAATCGTCACTTTGAAACACCCTTGGAAAAAAATAAGCGTAAAGCTCAAGCAGTGGCAAGATCCAAGCGGTATAAGAGACGCATGCGTACTTAA
- a CDS encoding protein-disulfide reductase DsbD family protein produces the protein MPEPTQIAIKIITLILSFLTLLPLTAWANPVKTERVQAQLVSEVNSIQPGKPFWVGLHFQIKQGWHTYWKNPGDSGAAPSIAWTLPSGFSAGELVYPYPERLPTSGLMNFGYKNEVMLLSQITTPANINTDKPIQLSAKADWLVCEQECIPENATLNLNLEIAKATPIPNTKWAKVFEKTRAALPQDSPWQSTARINGETLILRVNARQLQANQIKEVVFFPNEDGIINNASPQKASFDKDGLTVQLERGNRSDVKQVSGVIVLQEVLDGQIANQAFAISPGLNGSGGIATQIETATTPQPTSPALWKVLGLALLGGIALNLMPCVFPVLSLKALNIVQKSNFSKQEVRLRGLVFTAGVLISFTALATILIVLRSLGQQIGWGFQLQSPVFVTLLAYLMFAVGLSLSGVFIFGASLMGMGQDLAARNGLWGEFFTGVFATVVATPCTAPFMATAIGVALTQTPIVAIVIFLLLGLGLAFPYLLISFLPGLQKVLPKPGAWMETFAQFLAFPMYAATAWLVWVLAQQTGSTGLAAALFGLVLIGFAAWLHQKTYMISGWTRRFASIAAFIVLGFALTLAQLPSSIAPNVANSNTQQATSSSLNWQPYNAQKLAELRQSGKPVFVNFSAAWCITCLVNERVALNQSDTIAAFQEKNVALLKADWTNRDTEITQALAAFGRSGVPLYLLYPANSDTPQILPQILSPQQVQEKVKSL, from the coding sequence ATGCCTGAACCAACACAAATAGCTATAAAAATCATTACGCTCATCCTCAGTTTTCTCACGCTCCTACCTTTAACTGCTTGGGCAAATCCGGTGAAAACCGAGCGCGTACAAGCACAATTGGTGAGTGAAGTCAATAGCATCCAACCAGGAAAACCGTTTTGGGTGGGGTTGCATTTCCAAATCAAGCAAGGGTGGCATACTTATTGGAAAAATCCAGGGGACTCTGGTGCAGCGCCCAGTATTGCTTGGACATTACCATCAGGATTTTCAGCAGGGGAACTGGTGTATCCCTATCCTGAGAGACTACCTACGAGTGGGTTGATGAATTTTGGCTATAAAAATGAGGTCATGCTGTTGAGTCAAATTACGACTCCAGCAAATATCAATACCGATAAGCCGATTCAACTCAGTGCTAAAGCTGACTGGCTGGTATGCGAACAAGAGTGTATTCCAGAAAATGCGACGCTGAATCTTAATTTAGAAATAGCGAAAGCAACACCTATTCCTAACACCAAGTGGGCGAAGGTTTTTGAGAAAACGCGGGCGGCTTTACCTCAAGACTCGCCGTGGCAAAGTACTGCTCGTATCAATGGGGAAACTTTGATCCTCAGGGTGAATGCACGGCAATTGCAAGCAAATCAGATTAAGGAAGTCGTATTCTTCCCTAATGAAGATGGTATTATCAATAATGCATCTCCCCAAAAAGCAAGCTTCGATAAAGATGGCTTAACTGTCCAATTAGAACGGGGAAATCGCAGTGATGTCAAACAAGTCAGTGGTGTCATCGTTCTGCAAGAAGTCTTAGACGGACAAATTGCCAATCAAGCATTTGCGATAAGCCCAGGGTTGAACGGCTCAGGCGGTATCGCAACCCAAATAGAAACAGCAACAACTCCACAACCCACTTCCCCAGCATTATGGAAGGTTTTGGGATTGGCATTGCTTGGTGGAATTGCCCTCAACCTCATGCCTTGCGTTTTCCCCGTACTATCACTAAAGGCATTAAATATTGTTCAAAAATCAAACTTTAGCAAACAAGAAGTTCGCTTGAGGGGACTTGTATTTACAGCAGGTGTGCTCATCAGTTTTACAGCCCTAGCCACAATACTGATCGTACTGCGTAGTTTGGGACAGCAAATTGGGTGGGGATTCCAGCTACAATCACCCGTGTTTGTCACTTTGTTGGCGTATTTAATGTTTGCTGTCGGCTTAAGTTTGTCAGGGGTGTTTATCTTTGGCGCTTCCCTAATGGGTATGGGACAAGATTTAGCAGCACGTAACGGTTTGTGGGGTGAATTTTTCACAGGAGTTTTTGCAACAGTTGTCGCGACACCTTGTACAGCACCATTCATGGCGACAGCTATTGGAGTTGCACTGACACAGACACCAATAGTAGCCATAGTTATTTTTCTACTATTAGGTTTGGGTTTAGCGTTTCCGTACCTACTCATCAGTTTTCTTCCTGGTTTGCAAAAAGTTTTACCCAAACCTGGTGCATGGATGGAGACATTTGCTCAGTTTCTTGCATTTCCAATGTATGCTGCAACAGCTTGGTTGGTTTGGGTATTGGCGCAGCAAACAGGAAGCACTGGTTTAGCCGCAGCCTTATTTGGGTTGGTACTTATAGGTTTTGCTGCTTGGTTGCATCAAAAAACCTACATGATTTCTGGTTGGACGCGACGCTTTGCTAGTATTGCAGCATTCATAGTATTGGGATTTGCCCTGACTTTGGCACAATTACCAAGTAGCATAGCTCCTAATGTTGCTAACTCTAATACTCAACAAGCCACTTCTAGTTCTCTCAATTGGCAACCTTATAATGCTCAAAAATTAGCTGAGTTACGCCAGTCTGGGAAACCAGTCTTTGTCAACTTTTCTGCAGCTTGGTGTATTACTTGTTTAGTCAATGAACGCGTCGCCCTTAACCAATCTGATACGATCGCTGCTTTTCAAGAGAAAAATGTCGCTCTTCTCAAAGCCGATTGGACAAACCGCGACACTGAAATTACTCAAGCTCTAGCAGCTTTTGGACGCAGTGGTGTGCCTTTATATTTACTGTATCCAGCTAATTCCGATACACCACAGATTTTACCTCAAATTCTCTCTCCACAACAGGTACAAGAAAAGGTAAAAAGTTTGTAG
- a CDS encoding EAL domain-containing protein: protein MPLRVVLVVPFVVQIFASVGLTAFFSLKNGQKAIDEIALHLRNKIANRIHHYITDYMEQPQLVTQINANAIRLGGLNLKDSKSVERHFWYQMRLFKSLSPIAIGSVQGEIYSVDRLNDGSLVIRSKNRSTGGQYHTYTTDSEGNRTQLIQVSTTFDPRTRPWYTKAVKAGKTTWTEIYPYFSSLGLAISATRPLYGQKGTLLGVTNATLSLSQLSKFLHSLKIGRSGKTFIIERSGNLVASSTTEKLFILHRQEGGEKRKRLTALASSDRVTRLTAQYLQAKFSNFNNIHFTHHIDFKIDGKRQFIHIMPFTDGCGLDWVIVVVIPEADFMEHIEANTRTTILLCLGTLIVTTVTGVLTSHWITQPITRLSLASKEIAYGKLDRTVTVEGIQELRVLAEAYNQMATQLQASFAELLKTNNQLSHNAFHDALTGLPNRALFMERLTYALELAKRQENYLFAVLFIDLDRFKVINDSLGHIMGDQFLLIIASRLKVCLRPTDTSARFGGDEFTILLEYIQDASDAIKVAERIQQELVLPIELDGQEVFATASIGIALNSTVDYNQPEDLLRDADTAMYRAKALGRARYELFNSDMYADALARLQLEADLRRAIERQEFRVYYQPIVSLSSGYILGFEALLRWQHPERGLLNPTDFIPLAEETGLIIEIGYWTLHEACRQMQAWQLSKHPNLLEKIIVNLSLKQFSRSDLTQQIKQVLQATGLSSSSLIVEITESVIMENGDETTATLSQLRELGVGISIDDFGTGHSSLGRLSSFPISLLKIDKSFVSPVDANSRNLEIIEIIVTLAHKLGVHVTAEGVETKEQLAMLRKLNCEYGQGYFFSKPLKSSNATALLVANPHW from the coding sequence ATGCCGCTCCGTGTAGTTCTGGTAGTCCCTTTTGTAGTGCAAATCTTTGCTTCTGTGGGGCTAACAGCATTCTTCTCCTTAAAAAATGGGCAGAAAGCTATTGATGAGATTGCTCTTCATTTGAGAAATAAAATAGCAAATCGGATTCATCATTACATTACTGATTACATGGAGCAACCCCAACTCGTCACTCAAATTAACGCCAATGCCATTCGTTTGGGTGGGTTGAATTTGAAAGATAGCAAAAGTGTAGAACGTCATTTTTGGTACCAAATGCGATTGTTCAAATCTCTAAGTCCGATCGCAATTGGAAGTGTACAGGGAGAAATTTACTCGGTAGATCGTTTGAATGATGGTTCGCTGGTCATCAGAAGCAAAAATCGCTCAACGGGTGGTCAGTACCATACGTATACCACTGATAGCGAAGGTAATCGCACTCAATTAATTCAAGTTAGCACAACCTTCGATCCCCGCACTCGTCCTTGGTATACAAAAGCTGTGAAAGCAGGGAAAACGACTTGGACGGAAATTTACCCGTATTTTTCTTCATTAGGTCTAGCAATCAGTGCTACTCGACCTCTTTATGGACAGAAAGGTACCTTGTTGGGTGTCACAAATGCAACCTTATCTCTCTCCCAACTCAGTAAGTTTTTGCATAGTTTAAAAATCGGGCGTTCGGGAAAGACATTTATTATTGAGCGTTCTGGAAACTTGGTAGCCAGTTCAACAACTGAAAAACTTTTTATACTTCATCGCCAGGAAGGAGGGGAAAAGCGCAAACGTCTGACAGCTCTGGCTAGTAGCGATCGCGTCACTCGTTTGACAGCACAGTATTTGCAAGCAAAATTTAGTAATTTTAATAACATTCACTTCACCCACCACATCGACTTTAAAATTGACGGTAAGCGACAATTCATACATATAATGCCATTTACAGACGGCTGCGGACTAGATTGGGTCATTGTCGTAGTGATTCCAGAAGCTGACTTTATGGAACATATCGAAGCAAATACACGAACCACTATTTTGCTGTGTTTGGGAACATTGATAGTGACTACAGTGACAGGCGTGCTAACTTCTCATTGGATTACCCAACCAATCACCCGCTTGAGCTTGGCTTCCAAGGAAATTGCTTATGGAAAATTAGATCGGACTGTTACAGTAGAGGGTATTCAAGAACTAAGAGTTCTTGCTGAAGCTTATAACCAAATGGCTACTCAATTACAAGCGTCATTTGCTGAACTATTAAAGACTAACAACCAATTGTCGCATAACGCATTTCACGATGCACTGACAGGTCTACCAAACCGAGCGTTGTTTATGGAGCGCTTAACATATGCACTTGAGCTAGCTAAACGGCAAGAAAACTATTTATTTGCTGTGCTATTTATCGACCTAGATCGGTTTAAAGTGATTAATGACAGTCTTGGACATATCATGGGAGACCAATTCCTACTGATTATTGCTAGCAGGCTGAAGGTGTGTCTACGTCCCACGGATACTTCTGCGCGATTTGGAGGAGATGAATTTACAATTCTACTCGAGTACATCCAAGACGCATCAGACGCTATCAAAGTCGCCGAACGGATTCAACAGGAACTGGTATTACCTATTGAACTTGACGGACAAGAAGTATTCGCGACGGCAAGTATTGGCATTGCTTTAAATTCAACAGTAGATTATAATCAACCAGAAGACCTGCTCAGAGATGCCGATACGGCAATGTACCGAGCCAAAGCACTAGGCAGAGCACGCTATGAGCTATTCAACTCCGATATGTATGCTGATGCTCTAGCCAGATTGCAATTAGAAGCTGATTTGCGCCGCGCAATTGAACGTCAAGAATTTCGAGTTTATTATCAACCGATTGTTTCGCTCTCAAGTGGCTATATTTTGGGTTTTGAAGCTCTGCTGCGCTGGCAACACCCAGAACGAGGTTTGCTTAATCCGACAGATTTTATTCCTTTAGCAGAAGAAACTGGACTAATTATCGAGATTGGTTACTGGACATTGCATGAAGCGTGTCGCCAAATGCAAGCTTGGCAACTGAGCAAACATCCTAACTTACTGGAGAAAATTATTGTTAATCTCTCTCTTAAACAATTTTCTCGCTCGGATTTGACTCAACAGATTAAACAAGTTCTACAAGCAACTGGTCTTAGCTCTAGCAGTCTAATTGTAGAGATTACTGAAAGCGTCATTATGGAAAACGGCGATGAGACTACTGCGACTCTCTCACAACTTCGAGAGTTGGGCGTTGGAATATCAATTGATGACTTTGGCACAGGTCACTCTTCATTGGGACGTCTTTCTAGCTTTCCAATTAGTTTGTTGAAGATTGATAAATCTTTTGTTAGCCCTGTAGATGCTAATAGCAGAAATTTAGAAATTATTGAGATCATTGTCACGTTGGCACATAAACTAGGTGTACATGTCACCGCCGAAGGTGTAGAGACAAAAGAGCAATTGGCTATGTTAAGAAAGTTGAACTGTGAATATGGTCAAGGATATTTTTTCTCCAAACCATTGAAGAGTTCAAATGCGACAGCATTACTTGTGGCAAATCCTCACTGGTGA
- a CDS encoding lysophospholipid acyltransferase family protein — MAHQENTSLPGWSLDKRDPQFIESLMPVWEWFYRYYFRVKTDGWHHIPVQEKVLLVGSHNGGMASPDLHMMAYDWFRRFGTQRLVYGLMHAYAWKLGSYTSELAEKAGAIIAHPKMAIAALDRNASVLVYPGGQYDMFRPHSQRYKIHFANNKGFIKLALQKEVPIIPVISVGAHDTLIILGDFYHVVQQLNQWGLPWLLDIDPKVFPIYLGLPWGLSVGPLPNFPLPVEIHTRICPPIMFEKYGKEAAKDRNYVAECYHLVHTQMQQDLDRLVKDVQMEKEDKGN, encoded by the coding sequence ATGGCTCATCAAGAAAATACATCTTTACCAGGTTGGTCTCTAGACAAGCGAGATCCGCAATTTATTGAGTCATTAATGCCAGTGTGGGAATGGTTTTATCGGTATTACTTCCGCGTGAAAACCGATGGCTGGCATCATATCCCAGTACAAGAAAAGGTATTGCTAGTAGGCTCCCACAACGGTGGAATGGCTTCTCCCGATTTACACATGATGGCGTATGATTGGTTCCGCCGATTTGGAACTCAACGTTTAGTGTATGGTTTAATGCACGCATATGCTTGGAAGCTCGGCTCATACACCTCCGAACTAGCTGAAAAAGCTGGGGCAATTATAGCTCATCCTAAAATGGCGATCGCTGCCTTAGACAGAAATGCCAGTGTTTTAGTTTATCCAGGAGGACAGTACGATATGTTTCGTCCTCACAGCCAGCGATATAAAATTCATTTTGCCAACAATAAAGGTTTTATCAAACTGGCTTTACAAAAAGAAGTTCCAATTATTCCCGTTATATCTGTAGGTGCTCATGATACTTTGATTATTCTAGGAGATTTCTATCATGTAGTACAACAGTTAAACCAGTGGGGATTACCATGGTTGTTGGATATAGATCCAAAAGTGTTTCCCATATACTTGGGTTTGCCTTGGGGTTTATCTGTTGGTCCTTTACCTAATTTTCCTTTACCCGTAGAAATTCACACTCGTATCTGTCCGCCAATCATGTTTGAGAAATATGGCAAAGAAGCTGCTAAGGATCGCAATTATGTAGCTGAATGTTATCATTTAGTTCACACCCAAATGCAGCAAGACTTGGATCGTCTGGTAAAGGATGTACAGATGGAGAAAGAAGATAAGGGGAATTAG
- a CDS encoding pentapeptide repeat-containing protein yields MDANELKQRYAAGERDFPTAKLSEAKLIEANLVGVNLFAADLTAANLAKAKLWGANLGGANLAKANLTRANLSGANLHEANLRGARLNHAKLYGANLSGACYDDSTRFSRGFDPVSKNMKKL; encoded by the coding sequence ATGGATGCAAATGAACTGAAGCAGCGTTATGCAGCAGGGGAGAGAGATTTTCCCACAGCCAAGCTCAGCGAGGCTAAGTTGATAGAAGCTAATCTAGTTGGAGTCAATTTATTTGCAGCAGACTTAACTGCGGCTAACCTCGCGAAAGCCAAGTTATGGGGAGCAAACTTAGGAGGAGCCAACTTAGCTAAAGCAAACTTAACGCGAGCTAACCTAAGCGGTGCAAACCTACATGAAGCTAATCTCAGGGGAGCTAGGTTAAATCATGCCAAACTGTATGGAGCTAATCTAAGTGGAGCTTGCTACGACGACAGTACTCGCTTTTCTAGAGGTTTTGACCCTGTTAGTAAAAACATGAAAAAGCTATAA
- a CDS encoding RNA recognition motif domain-containing protein: MSIYVGNLSYEVEQDDLRQVFAEYGTVKSVQLPTDRETGRVRGFAFVEMGTEAEEAAAIESLDGAEWMGRNLKVNKAKPKEDNRGSFGGGGRRGNNGGGYSRRY, from the coding sequence ATGTCGATTTATGTTGGTAACTTATCCTATGAGGTAGAACAAGATGACCTCAGACAGGTTTTTGCTGAGTATGGAACGGTTAAGAGCGTTCAGTTGCCTACAGATAGGGAAACAGGTCGTGTTCGCGGGTTCGCTTTTGTGGAAATGGGAACAGAGGCAGAAGAAGCTGCTGCGATTGAGTCCCTAGATGGGGCTGAATGGATGGGTCGTAATCTCAAGGTGAATAAAGCCAAGCCCAAGGAAGATAACAGAGGTTCATTTGGTGGTGGTGGTAGACGGGGAAATAATGGTGGTGGATACTCTCGCCGATACTAG
- a CDS encoding DUF4058 family protein — protein MVKQIAQNPFPGMNPYLEQPELWHQVHNRAIVAVADEITPQIAPKYRVAIEERVYTSIADSVLVGIADVAVSYKGIVSTETTRTTTKLAEPVKIKVPIPEQVTERFLEVKLTQTGEVVSVIEILSPKNKRSKEGREAYESKRQKILSSATSLVEIDLLRGGEPMPILANPGMGYRILVSRASCRPDADLYVFGLRDPIPTFPVPLREQDPEPVVDLQRLLNEIYERARFDLAIDYSQPVKPPLSAEDAVWVSEIS, from the coding sequence ATGGTAAAACAAATCGCGCAAAATCCTTTTCCGGGAATGAATCCATATCTGGAACAGCCAGAATTGTGGCATCAAGTCCACAACCGAGCGATTGTGGCAGTTGCAGATGAAATTACCCCTCAAATTGCTCCCAAATACCGAGTTGCCATTGAAGAGCGGGTTTACACCAGCATTGCAGACTCGGTACTTGTTGGAATTGCTGATGTGGCTGTCTCTTATAAGGGGATAGTCAGTACTGAGACAACACGCACGACTACCAAATTAGCCGAACCAGTCAAAATAAAAGTCCCAATACCAGAACAAGTAACGGAACGATTCTTAGAGGTCAAATTGACCCAAACAGGTGAGGTTGTCTCTGTCATAGAAATTCTCTCACCTAAAAATAAACGTTCTAAGGAAGGTCGAGAAGCTTATGAAAGCAAACGACAGAAAATCCTGAGTTCAGCAACTAGTTTAGTAGAAATTGACCTACTGCGGGGAGGAGAGCCTATGCCAATTTTGGCAAATCCAGGAATGGGCTACCGCATTTTGGTAAGTCGCGCTTCTTGCAGACCTGATGCAGACCTTTACGTATTTGGACTAAGAGACCCCATCCCTACATTTCCAGTCCCTTTACGCGAGCAAGATCCTGAGCCAGTGGTGGACTTGCAGAGATTGCTCAACGAGATATACGAACGAGCAAGATTCGATTTAGCGATCGATTATTCTCAACCAGTTAAACCACCACTTTCAGCCGAAGACGCTGTTTGGGTTTCAGAAATTTCATAA
- a CDS encoding class I SAM-dependent methyltransferase: protein MWYKEDLAFIHDVGFSDYALKSAPGILKILKENNIQEGLIVDLGCGSGLSAQEFVRANYQVFGVDISESMIDIARRRVPEAKFQVGSLFQTEIPPCHAVTSISECLNYLFDPNSDRKRLPYLFSRIYNALIPGGVFIFDIAEPGQVTQETTTKNFIEGKDWIVLVEKEEDREQKILTRRIITFRQVGEHYRRDDEVHRQQLYETEYVTRKLSQVGFEVQTMPNYGEYNLPSNHTAFIAKKLI from the coding sequence ATGTGGTACAAAGAAGACCTTGCATTTATTCACGATGTTGGTTTCAGTGATTATGCTCTAAAATCCGCACCTGGGATATTGAAAATTTTAAAAGAAAACAACATTCAGGAAGGTTTAATAGTAGACTTAGGTTGTGGAAGTGGATTATCTGCACAAGAGTTTGTGAGAGCTAATTATCAGGTTTTTGGAGTAGATATTTCTGAATCAATGATTGATATTGCACGAAGAAGAGTTCCAGAGGCAAAATTTCAAGTTGGTTCGCTATTTCAAACCGAAATTCCACCATGTCATGCTGTGACTTCCATTAGTGAATGCCTTAATTATCTGTTCGATCCAAACAGCGATCGCAAAAGACTCCCTTATCTCTTCAGTCGCATATATAATGCGTTAATTCCAGGAGGTGTCTTCATCTTTGACATTGCAGAACCAGGACAAGTTACACAAGAAACCACAACTAAAAACTTTATCGAAGGAAAAGATTGGATTGTACTGGTTGAAAAGGAAGAAGATCGAGAGCAAAAAATATTAACTCGTCGAATTATCACCTTTCGCCAGGTGGGAGAACACTACCGACGGGATGATGAAGTACACCGTCAGCAATTATATGAGACTGAATATGTTACCAGAAAACTTAGTCAGGTAGGCTTTGAAGTTCAAACAATGCCAAATTATGGGGAGTATAATTTGCCGTCAAATCATACGGCATTTATTGCCAAGAAACTAATATAA
- a CDS encoding DUF6887 family protein — MIKPDFQTMPRAELRQYILDHREDDEAFQTYLDRFTSEDTVIFPAPQSIEDLENFPELHKQNLERLRKQA; from the coding sequence ATGATTAAACCTGATTTTCAAACAATGCCCCGTGCTGAATTGCGTCAATATATTCTCGACCATAGAGAAGATGATGAAGCCTTTCAAACTTATTTAGATAGATTTACTTCTGAAGATACCGTAATCTTTCCTGCCCCACAATCAATAGAAGATTTAGAAAACTTTCCTGAATTGCATAAACAGAACTTAGAAAGGCTACGGAAGCAAGCTTAA
- a CDS encoding thioredoxin family protein, whose protein sequence is MKKLITASFFAFTLALTGCQNSPTVSQKSPTVLQNAAEAATPVRVGSPAPEFTATDSNGKSHKLSDFKGKTVVLEWTNHQCPFVRKHYESNNMQQLQKDATSKGVVWLSVISSAQGQQGYLTPQEANEQTKTRNASPTAVLLDPNGQIGRLYQARTTPHMFVIDKKGVLQYAGAIDDKPSTNSADVKSSKNYVSDAVNSVLQGKAVANSTTQPYGCSVKYGS, encoded by the coding sequence ATGAAAAAACTCATTACAGCTAGCTTCTTTGCTTTTACCCTGGCGTTGACAGGTTGCCAAAATTCTCCCACAGTGAGTCAGAAAAGTCCTACGGTCTTACAAAATGCGGCTGAAGCAGCAACTCCCGTGCGTGTTGGTTCACCCGCACCAGAGTTTACTGCAACTGATAGTAATGGCAAGAGTCACAAACTGAGCGACTTTAAGGGGAAAACTGTTGTGTTGGAATGGACAAACCATCAATGTCCTTTTGTCCGCAAGCACTACGAGAGCAACAATATGCAGCAACTTCAAAAAGATGCTACCAGTAAAGGTGTAGTTTGGTTATCTGTGATCTCGTCAGCACAAGGACAACAAGGATACCTGACTCCACAAGAAGCCAATGAACAAACAAAGACTCGTAATGCTAGTCCGACAGCCGTACTTTTAGATCCGAATGGTCAAATTGGGCGTCTTTATCAAGCCCGGACGACACCCCATATGTTTGTTATAGATAAGAAAGGGGTGTTGCAATATGCAGGTGCGATCGACGACAAGCCCAGTACTAATAGTGCTGATGTCAAATCGTCTAAAAACTATGTATCGGATGCTGTCAATAGCGTTTTACAAGGAAAAGCTGTAGCAAATTCTACGACTCAGCCCTATGGTTGCTCTGTAAAATACGGTAGTTAA
- a CDS encoding YihY/virulence factor BrkB family protein: protein MKFELEISDIMLSTRFFRFFCHLNRKTLRQVVVETGKQRLLGLSAEMAYNNLLALFPSLVGILAAIGMLAISQEQVDFLPRQVLSIAPQPVLILIEEFISTIKLPQGEKVVYISCAVALWVASGAINTAMSALDQIYQIPFKQRRPFWLAKIIALGLTLGTISLVISASFLAFISDLLIKFALEIGQIPASGILSAWKLFGWVLTLIMLAVAFSLVYRFGPSRWRKGTPLLPGAIISALLWETVSRLFRIYINHFSDYNVTYGTLSAGIVLLLWLNLSSLCMLLGAQLNVTVGKAMSKDNAVG, encoded by the coding sequence GAAATATCTGATATAATGCTATCCACTCGCTTTTTTCGTTTCTTTTGCCACCTGAACAGGAAAACACTCAGACAAGTCGTTGTGGAAACTGGCAAACAACGATTGCTCGGTCTATCAGCAGAAATGGCTTACAACAACCTCTTGGCACTGTTTCCCAGCCTTGTGGGAATTTTAGCTGCAATTGGGATGTTGGCAATTTCTCAAGAACAAGTTGACTTTTTACCACGCCAAGTCCTAAGCATTGCACCCCAACCAGTCTTAATCTTAATTGAAGAATTTATTAGTACAATCAAACTCCCTCAAGGTGAAAAAGTAGTTTACATAAGTTGTGCTGTTGCACTCTGGGTTGCTTCTGGTGCTATCAACACAGCTATGAGTGCTTTAGACCAAATTTACCAGATCCCATTTAAGCAGCGACGCCCTTTTTGGTTAGCTAAAATTATTGCTCTCGGTCTCACACTTGGTACGATTTCCTTAGTCATATCTGCCTCATTTCTGGCATTTATAAGCGATTTGCTGATTAAGTTTGCACTGGAGATCGGTCAAATTCCAGCATCTGGTATTCTATCAGCGTGGAAACTTTTTGGTTGGGTTTTAACACTCATAATGTTAGCTGTTGCCTTTAGTTTAGTCTACCGATTTGGTCCGAGTCGATGGCGAAAAGGAACCCCTTTGCTACCAGGCGCAATTATTAGTGCATTGCTATGGGAAACTGTTTCCAGATTATTTCGTATTTATATCAATCATTTCAGTGATTACAATGTTACATATGGAACCCTAAGCGCGGGAATTGTGTTGCTTCTTTGGCTGAATTTAAGTTCCTTATGTATGCTGCTTGGAGCACAGTTGAACGTGACTGTTGGCAAAGCTATGAGTAAGGATAATGCGGTTGGTTAA
- a CDS encoding PhzF family phenazine biosynthesis protein: protein MGQAITQVDAFTHTPFAGNPAAVCVLPAPQSEDWMQKVAQEMNLSETAFLVRKEDGFHLRWFTPTTEVPLCGHATLASSHVLWSEAHLLPDEIARFYTKSGVLIAKKLGSWIELDFPVNHSEVTTAPSELGEALGVPLKTVLKNSLGYLVEVESEELVRQLQPNFDLLKTLPVADIIVTSSTNTDSEYDFVSRFFAPSLGINEDPVTGAAHCCLAPFWRDRLQKNEFLAYQASSRGGILKVRYEGGDRVYLAGQAVTVLRGELLF from the coding sequence ATGGGACAAGCAATTACTCAAGTCGATGCGTTCACTCACACACCTTTTGCTGGTAACCCGGCAGCTGTCTGTGTTTTACCCGCACCTCAATCTGAGGACTGGATGCAAAAAGTTGCGCAGGAAATGAATTTATCTGAAACCGCATTTTTGGTAAGGAAAGAAGACGGTTTCCATTTGCGTTGGTTTACGCCCACAACAGAAGTTCCGTTATGCGGTCATGCAACTTTAGCAAGCTCTCATGTCCTTTGGTCGGAAGCTCATTTATTACCAGATGAAATTGCTCGGTTTTATACCAAAAGTGGGGTATTAATTGCTAAAAAGTTGGGCAGTTGGATTGAACTTGATTTTCCTGTCAATCATTCTGAAGTCACTACTGCTCCTTCAGAATTAGGAGAAGCTTTGGGTGTTCCTTTAAAAACAGTTTTGAAAAATTCTTTGGGTTATTTAGTAGAGGTAGAGTCTGAAGAATTAGTCAGACAATTACAGCCAAATTTTGACTTACTGAAAACTTTACCTGTTGCTGATATTATTGTAACTAGTTCAACAAATACAGATTCAGAGTATGATTTTGTTTCTCGCTTTTTTGCACCAAGCTTGGGAATTAATGAAGACCCCGTGACAGGTGCAGCCCATTGTTGTCTTGCTCCTTTTTGGCGCGATCGCTTACAAAAAAATGAGTTTTTGGCATATCAAGCATCCAGCCGTGGTGGAATATTAAAGGTTCGGTATGAAGGAGGCGATCGCGTTTATTTAGCTGGACAAGCAGTCACGGTTTTGCGCGGTGAATTACTATTTTGA